TTTGATTTTTTGGACGAGGGACAGTCTACTATAGATATGCCTATAAGGACTGTGGGCTTATACAAGGCATGGAGGGAATTGGCAAAAAAGAATCTCAGGTTCCTCCTTTGGACGGGAAGAAATCTCAAGCTTATGGTAGAAGCTTTTGAAGAGCCGGAAGAAGCTATTGATCATGTTCTGAAATCCTTTGAACTGCCCGAATCTCTTTGGGAAGGCTACATAAGCTTGGAACTTTCAAGGCTAAAAGGTATAGCAGGTTTTATAAAGTGGAGGTCTCAAAATAAATACTACTACTGGCAAAAGGTTCATCCTGTTGATACGGTGGATTATACCGCCATAAGACTCCTTATAGCTAAGTCGGTAATAGATGCAGTTAAGAAAGACCTACCTTTCAAACCTACCTACTTAGGACTTGAGGAGTTTTTAAGAAAGGAAGAATACAGAGCTTACCTTATGTATCAGTTCAGCACAAAAACCTGCCCACCGCAATTAGCCGAAGACTCCAAAAGATACTTACGCCATCCTGAAAATGGCATCTTGGATTACGTAAATCTGAAGGCTCAGATATTTGCAAAAAGCTACCACCTCTTTTTACAAAAATGGCTCAAAAAGTTGGGAATTGATGTGGATAGTCTTACTTCCAGTCAAGTGCTGGAGCTTGTGAAAGTTTACGAAAAATTTAAAAAGGAGGAGGGATATATTTATCTGAAAGCTCTTGAAGATACTCATATTGAAACACTTGTGAAGTCTTTGAGTACAGAAAAGAGTGAAGAAAAACCTCTCGCACAAGCCTTCTTTTGCATAGACGTTCGTTCGGAAAGGTTTAGAAGACACTTTGAGAAGGCAGGCAACTATCAAACCTTTGGTATTGCAGGCTTTTTTGGTGTGCCTGTGGCTTTGGTAAATTTAGATAAGGGTCACGAAGAATTCCTATGCCCTGTGATAGTAACGCCGAGAAATGTAGCCTTTGAGGTCCCTTACACCAAGAAGGGTATAGAGAGGACAGAGGCTGCAAGTGAGGTTCTGCACGGCGTAAAAGACCATATACTTGCGCCCTTCGTTGCAGTTGAAATGATGGGTTTTGCTTTTGGTTTTGACTTTGTAGGGAAAACCTTCCTCCCTCAACTGTACTTAAGATTTAAAGACTCCTTATGGGATACACACACTAAAACTTCCATAATAGTAAATAAGCTTTCTGAAATGGAGATAGAAGAAATCCTTTTTACCTACTATGCAAACCTCATAGGTAATGTGCTCAAAGAAGAAGTTGGCTTGAAAAATATAGACCACAATACTATTAAAAGAGTGTTTGAAGCTTGTCTAAACCACGAAGAGGAAGTCTCTGAAGATATCAAAAGTGTTGTTAAATTACTCAGAGAAAAGTACAGAGTAGACAGAGGCTTTGTGGAGATTTTCAAAGAAAGACTTAGGAGTGTAGGATTTACAAAGGAAGAGCAGGCATTTCTTATCTCCACAGCTCTCAAAAGCATAGGTTTGGTTAAGGACTTTGCCCCTATCGTTTTAGTGCTTGGACACGAAAGCAGGTCAGAAAACAATCCTTACGAGTCTGCTCTGGACTGTGGTGCCTGCGGTGGATCTTCTGGAATATACAATGCGAGAATTTTCTGCATCATGGCGAACGACCCTGCTGTAAGACGGATAATGGCTCAGAAGCATGGACTTGATATACCTGATGATACAGTATTTATCCCAGGTGTTCACAACACAACTACCGACGAGGTTACGCTTTATGACCTTGAATTTATGCCTGCACGCTATATACCTCTTCTTGACAGGATCAAAAAAGACCTTGAGGAAGTAAAAAGATTGACAGCACAAGAGAGAGCAATATCCTTAGAAGCAAAAAGTGAGAAGGAAGTGTATACAAAAGCATACGACTGGTCGGAAGTAAGACCGGAATGGGGTCTTTCCGGAAATTACGCCTTCATAATAGGCAGGAGGAGTATTACAAAGCTTTCCGATTTTGGTGGAAGGGTATTTTTACACTCTTACGATTACAGCGTTGATAGAAAAGGCTTCTTGTTGGAGAATATACTATCGGGTCCAGCGATTGTAGGTCAATGGATAAATTCAGAATATTATTTTTCAACAGTGGATAACGAGACATACGGTAGCGGTAGCAAGGTTTATCACAATGTGGTTGGAAGAATAGGCGTTATGACTGGAAATTTCAGCGACCTGAGAATAGGCTTGCCATCTCAAACGGTGTTGAAGGAAGGAAGACCATTCCACATACCAGTAAGGCTTACACTTGTTATAGAAGCGCCTCTTGAGTTTGCAAAAGGCATTTTAAATAGAATAAGAAAGATAAGGGAACTTATGCAAAACGAGTGGATAAATGTTGTAATTTTTGACCCAGAAGAAAAAGCTTTTTATAGATACTCTCAAGGAGCTTGGATTGAATATCTAAAAAATATGGAGGTGCAAGTATGAAGAGTATAAACCTTTACGAGATGAAAAAGGTAGAAGTTATAGTAAAAGGCGAAGATTTAGAATTTGTCATTGATCTTCTTGAAAGAGCAGGAGTGAGTGGCTACACCATAATACATAACTTATCTGGTAAGGGAAGTCACGGTTTTCACGAAGGTCACCTACTTTTCAATGAGGAGGATACTCTGGTTATGATAGTATCTGTAATGCCTGAGAAGTTGGTGGAGGTTGTGCTTGAGGGGATAACGCCTTTCCTCAACAAACACTCCGGTGTTGTTTTTGTCAGCAGTGTGATGGTCAGTAGATTAACAAAGTTTGGCGATGTAAGTATGAGTGCGGGTGGAGGGAGTTGAACCCTCACGGAGTTGCCTCCACGGGATCCTGAGTCCCGCGCGTCTGCCAGTTCCGCCACACCCGCTCAAATATAGGAATTATAATATGCCTTCTCCATTAGTGGAAGATGTAACAGATGCTCCTTCATACTAAGATTCAAAGTGGAGACGAGGGGAGTTGAACCCCCGACCTCCTGCTTGCGATGCAGGCGCTCTCCCACTGAGCTACGTCCCCTTGTCTATGCTTAGAATATATTCAAGACAGGTTCTTACCCCGAAGCCTGTAGCTCCCTTAGAGTAGTAACCGAATTCTTCTTTCAAGTATGCTGGACCTGCTATATCAAGGTGAACCCACTTTATACCTTCACTCACAAACTCTTCAAGGAACATAGCTGCAGTTATGGCTCCTCCATATCTTCCCGCCGTGTTCACGATATCCGCGTCTGACTTTTTGAGTTTTTCTCTGAGTTTTTTGTCATCCATGGGAAGCTTCCACATTCTCTCCCCAGTTTCCCGTGATATCTCCAAAAGTTTATCTCCAAAAGCATCGTCGTTTGTAAAGAGTCCGGCTGTGTACTCACCAAGAGCAACTATACAAGCTCCCGTAAGTGTTGCCATATCTATTATATATGTAGGCTTCAAGTTGGAAGCATAATGGAGTGCGTCGGCGAGGGTAATCCTACCTTCAGCGTCGGTATTATCTACTTCAATGGTTTTCCCGCTCATAGTCCTTATTATGTCATCGGGTCTGTATGCGCTACCGCTGGGCATGTTTTCCGCAGCGCCTATTATACCATGGACTTCTACCTGCGGTTTTAACAAGGCGAGTGCCTTCATAATACCAAGCACAGCGCATGCACCCGATTTATCCATTTTCATGGTTCTCATATACTCACCAGTCTTTATATTTAGTCCACCACTATCAAAGGTGAGACCCTTCCCCACCAAGGCTATTTTATCCTTCGGTTCGCCTTCAGGCTTATAAATGATGTGTATAAATCTTGGAGGTGTAGCAGAACCCTTACCAACGCTCCATAAAGCGTGCATACCCATCTCCTGTATCTGCTTTTCATCGTATATCTTGCACTCAAGACCGTACTCCTTTGCCAGATCCTGAGCTATCTGTGCGAGCGTTAAAGGGTTTATTACATTGCCAGGTTCATTTACGAGATCCCTTGCGAAAATCTGCCCATCTGCAAAGATCTTACCTACCCTTATTCCTTCTTCGTACCCGCCATAAAGGTTCACCTTCTGCACGCTGGTATATTCCTCATCCTTTTTGCTTTTGTATTTTTCAAAGCTGTAATTTCCCAAAAGGAGACCTTCCGCTATCGCTTTGCTCCTCTTGTAATCTAATCTATCTCCAGCATACGCACACGCTGACAAAATTTTGTCCTTTTTTAGTCTTTTGACGAAAATGGCTCCAGCTCTTCTATATTCGTCAAAACCTGCTTTGTCTTTTTTGCCAAGACCAATTATGTAAAAGGTTCTCACCGTATCATCTTCAAGCAAGGGTATTTTTATAATCGTGTCCTCCTTCCCTTTGAAATTCTCAGCCTTCAATATATTCTCTATCTTTTCTGCAAAGGCACCAACGTACCGCAGGTTTCCGAAGTCTTCCTCAAATACAAAAATGCCCAGTGGTGTATCTTTTACCTCTTCATAAGGTTTTTCGTAAGAAACCACCTCCATGTTAGTCCTCCTCGCTACTTGCCATTTCCCTCCTTAAAGCCACCTTCCCCGTTCTTGCCATTTCCATTATACCGAAAGGTCTCACGAGTTCCAAAA
The Hydrogenobacter sp. genome window above contains:
- a CDS encoding DUF2309 domain-containing protein gives rise to the protein MEKGRKLYIRSLVNIASEPIAYFWPMRTFITRNPLRGFEHKNFKEAVKDGELLFGGRGYLRREDYRYLYKKGYIKENFLRNHIKNFLSSLEIKENLPYEDLLFVLFSSDDLNGPALNLLYKGKIREDIFTKLCEHFTENPSEVCRELFLSVGVKHTLQDIIKQLTGKDLDRTIDELTIKTAFDFLDEGQSTIDMPIRTVGLYKAWRELAKKNLRFLLWTGRNLKLMVEAFEEPEEAIDHVLKSFELPESLWEGYISLELSRLKGIAGFIKWRSQNKYYYWQKVHPVDTVDYTAIRLLIAKSVIDAVKKDLPFKPTYLGLEEFLRKEEYRAYLMYQFSTKTCPPQLAEDSKRYLRHPENGILDYVNLKAQIFAKSYHLFLQKWLKKLGIDVDSLTSSQVLELVKVYEKFKKEEGYIYLKALEDTHIETLVKSLSTEKSEEKPLAQAFFCIDVRSERFRRHFEKAGNYQTFGIAGFFGVPVALVNLDKGHEEFLCPVIVTPRNVAFEVPYTKKGIERTEAASEVLHGVKDHILAPFVAVEMMGFAFGFDFVGKTFLPQLYLRFKDSLWDTHTKTSIIVNKLSEMEIEEILFTYYANLIGNVLKEEVGLKNIDHNTIKRVFEACLNHEEEVSEDIKSVVKLLREKYRVDRGFVEIFKERLRSVGFTKEEQAFLISTALKSIGLVKDFAPIVLVLGHESRSENNPYESALDCGACGGSSGIYNARIFCIMANDPAVRRIMAQKHGLDIPDDTVFIPGVHNTTTDEVTLYDLEFMPARYIPLLDRIKKDLEEVKRLTAQERAISLEAKSEKEVYTKAYDWSEVRPEWGLSGNYAFIIGRRSITKLSDFGGRVFLHSYDYSVDRKGFLLENILSGPAIVGQWINSEYYFSTVDNETYGSGSKVYHNVVGRIGVMTGNFSDLRIGLPSQTVLKEGRPFHIPVRLTLVIEAPLEFAKGILNRIRKIRELMQNEWINVVIFDPEEKAFYRYSQGAWIEYLKNMEVQV
- a CDS encoding DUF190 domain-containing protein, with amino-acid sequence MKSINLYEMKKVEVIVKGEDLEFVIDLLERAGVSGYTIIHNLSGKGSHGFHEGHLLFNEEDTLVMIVSVMPEKLVEVVLEGITPFLNKHSGVVFVSSVMVSRLTKFGDVSMSAGGGS
- a CDS encoding leucyl aminopeptidase → MEVVSYEKPYEEVKDTPLGIFVFEEDFGNLRYVGAFAEKIENILKAENFKGKEDTIIKIPLLEDDTVRTFYIIGLGKKDKAGFDEYRRAGAIFVKRLKKDKILSACAYAGDRLDYKRSKAIAEGLLLGNYSFEKYKSKKDEEYTSVQKVNLYGGYEEGIRVGKIFADGQIFARDLVNEPGNVINPLTLAQIAQDLAKEYGLECKIYDEKQIQEMGMHALWSVGKGSATPPRFIHIIYKPEGEPKDKIALVGKGLTFDSGGLNIKTGEYMRTMKMDKSGACAVLGIMKALALLKPQVEVHGIIGAAENMPSGSAYRPDDIIRTMSGKTIEVDNTDAEGRITLADALHYASNLKPTYIIDMATLTGACIVALGEYTAGLFTNDDAFGDKLLEISRETGERMWKLPMDDKKLREKLKKSDADIVNTAGRYGGAITAAMFLEEFVSEGIKWVHLDIAGPAYLKEEFGYYSKGATGFGVRTCLEYILSIDKGT